One genomic window of Bradyrhizobium sp. B124 includes the following:
- the pstS gene encoding phosphate ABC transporter substrate-binding protein PstS produces the protein MKFVKTIVAASLVVMATPSFAADITGAGSTFIFPVLSKWADAYKKDSGSGVNYQSIGSGAGIKQIEANTVTFGATDAPLKSDQLQKDGLAQWPMIMGAIVPVVNLDGVKAGDLVLDGPTLANIFLGKITKWDDAAIKKLNPKAKLPSEAISVVHRADGSGTTFNFTDYLSKVSPDWKSKIGSGTAVEWPVGVGAKGNEGVAGNIAQAKNSIGYVEYAYAKQNKLTYTALINKAGKTIQPTNEAFQAAASNADWTNAPGYYLILTDQPGDKSWPIVASTFILLHKDATDKAASKEALKFFKFAFDKGAKSAEELDYIPMPDSVVKQIEKTWAADVKS, from the coding sequence ATGAAATTCGTCAAGACAATCGTGGCCGCAAGTCTGGTGGTCATGGCGACGCCGAGCTTCGCAGCCGACATCACCGGTGCCGGTTCGACATTTATCTTCCCTGTCCTCTCCAAATGGGCCGACGCCTACAAGAAGGATTCAGGCAGTGGCGTGAACTACCAGTCGATCGGTTCGGGTGCCGGCATCAAGCAGATTGAAGCCAACACCGTGACCTTCGGTGCCACCGACGCGCCGCTGAAGTCCGACCAGTTGCAGAAGGACGGTCTTGCGCAGTGGCCGATGATCATGGGGGCGATCGTTCCGGTGGTGAACCTCGACGGTGTGAAGGCCGGCGATCTGGTTCTCGACGGTCCGACGCTTGCCAACATTTTCCTCGGCAAGATCACCAAGTGGGATGACGCCGCGATCAAGAAGCTCAATCCGAAGGCCAAGCTGCCATCCGAGGCGATCTCGGTGGTTCATCGCGCCGACGGTTCGGGAACGACTTTCAACTTCACCGACTATCTGAGCAAGGTCAGCCCGGATTGGAAGAGCAAGATCGGTTCCGGCACCGCGGTCGAATGGCCGGTCGGCGTCGGCGCCAAGGGCAACGAAGGCGTTGCGGGCAATATCGCGCAGGCCAAGAACTCGATCGGCTATGTCGAGTATGCCTACGCCAAGCAGAACAAGCTGACCTACACCGCGTTGATCAACAAGGCGGGCAAGACCATTCAGCCGACCAACGAAGCGTTCCAGGCTGCGGCGTCGAACGCCGACTGGACCAACGCGCCCGGCTACTACCTGATCCTGACCGACCAGCCGGGCGACAAGTCCTGGCCGATCGTCGCTTCGACGTTCATCCTGTTGCACAAGGACGCGACCGACAAGGCGGCCTCGAAGGAAGCGCTCAAGTTCTTCAAGTTCGCCTTTGACAAGGGCGCCAAGAGCGCGGAAGAGCTCGACTACATCCCGATGCCGGACAGCGTCGTGAAGCAGATCGAGAAGACCTGGGCTGCTGACGTCAAGAGCTGA